Proteins found in one Arachis stenosperma cultivar V10309 chromosome 8, arast.V10309.gnm1.PFL2, whole genome shotgun sequence genomic segment:
- the LOC130946552 gene encoding uncharacterized protein LOC130946552, whose product MGVDYYSILKVERNATEDDLKKAYRKLAMKWHPDKNPNNKKEAEANFKQISEAYEVLSDPQKRVIYDQQGEEGLKHMPPPGNEPTNGFNPRNAEDIFAEFFGDNPFGFGSSGPHGRSRFQTDGGGSFSGFHAPLKKPPPVESKLACSLEELYTGSTRKMKISRIVMDANGRPNPETEILTIDIKPGWKKGTKITFPDKGNQHPNQLPADLVFMVDEKPHNLFKRDGNDLIITKNVSLAEAIGGTSVNITTLDRRELCIPVTHIISPGYELTVPKEGMPITKEPGHRGDLRIKFEVKFPTKLTQEQRAGLRRALGG is encoded by the exons ATGGGTGTAGATTACTATAGTATATTGAAGGTAGAAAGAAATGCAACGGAAGATGATTTAAAGAAAGCATACAGGAAATTGGCAATGAAATGGCATCCTGACAAGAACCCTAACAATAAGAAAGAAGCTGAAGCCAATTTCAAGCAAATCTCTGAGGCTTATGAG GTATTGAGTGATCCTCAAAAGAGGGTGATTTATGATCAGCAAGGAGAGGAGGGTTTGAAACACATGCCACCACCTGGGAATGAACCAACAAATGGATTTAACCCAAGAAATGCAGAGGATATCTTTGCAGAGTTCTTTGGAGACAACCCTTTTGGATTTGGATCATCTGGACCTCATGGAAGGTCCAGGTTCCAAACCGACGGAGGCGGATCATTCAGCGGATTCCATGCGCCGCTGAAGAAGCCGCCTCCTGTTGAGAGCAAGTTGGCATGTAGTTTGGAAGAGTTGTACACTGGTTCCACAAGAAAAATGAAGATCTCAAGGATTGTTATGGATGCTAATGG GAGGCCAAACCCAGAAACAGAGATATTAACAATTGACATAAAGCCAGGTTGGAAAAAAGGAACAAAGATCACATTCCCAGACAAAGGTAACCAGCATCCAAACCAGCTTCCAGCAGACCTTGTTTTTATGGTTGATGAGAAGCCACATAATTTATTCAAGAGAGATGGCAATGACCTTATTATCACAAAAAATGTGTCGCTGGCCGAGGCCATCGGCGGCACTTCAGTGAACATTACAACACTCGACCGGCGCGAATTGTGCATACCGGTGACTCATATCATTAGCCCGGGTTACGAGTTGACTGTCCCAAAAGAAGGGATGCCTATAACAAAGGAGCCAGGACATAGGGGTGACTTGAGGATCAAGTTTGAGGTTAAGTTTCCCACAAAGTTGACACAAGAGCAAAGGGCAGGGCTCAGGAGAGCATTGGGTGGTTGA
- the LOC130944045 gene encoding uncharacterized protein LOC130944045, with protein sequence MSNNLVSEPMPSMQMAQLQPIVTKVDSTAGQMDMGLLAPVTADPTPQQRGGANDHVGLLRDGSGDPRSRGLSNSAMQSVRVEARMSNMGPQQLVTTPKRKAPMELSTGSSVTSNKRVAQGGNRPWLQQASNLSNKGSAQMQSPSNASPRPQQSAVSNKRKVQMTESVSSKSSTPRSSNSKNQNTQMKQPSKVQTESSESVRSKMRESLAGALALVSKQDKPTQNNNTMNDAATNGKLENSSQWDGSAPAPIDIAPEQRQDISESAQPSFSAAGSVDHATGEQRNNASSSEDFSEKFKDFEMGSINISNNENILGLNCDKQDFQSDYTLTTDDVPFSDSFFVKDDLLQGNGLSWVLSDVVGMDNQKESQNVIEQRPEPEEPLPEVLASRIEEELFKLFGGVNKKYKEKGRSLLFNLKDRNNPELREKVMSGDIRPEQLCSMTAEELASKELSQWRIAKAEELAQMVVLPDSDVDIKRLVKKTHKGEFQVEVEHEDNVPIEEISSGTTSSRSLTSRKGGEARSQKTKKGGEATSSKSAVVKENKNTDGEKSNSEKDNAFSITISSNDGTDPMQGLMTDDALKDPDFLPPIVSLDEFMESLHSEPPFENLPMESGKEAPESNKDDSEVGSKSKSLDITPREQAGVTPDKSENLDAKDEKLVNAESGSISDRRCNESEAGVKPTDDHAKERLTDNKKNASVDAELRTSNFHAEERYGNNSLYAKTAVHTKGECFWDGMLQLNISTTDSVISIFKSGEKTTAKDWPGFLEIKGRVRLEAFEKFLQELPQSRSRAIMVVHFVSKGSSPSQQSTLREVAESYITDERVGFAEPVSGVELYFCPPHNKTVEMLSKILPKEQIEAVNSIDNGLIGIIVWRKTNLTSSTISPTASSQHKHSSSSSKRQQYFSRRQQDGSSNLNVNVANPSNPPPNGVDDDDDDDIPPGFGPHQARPEDDLPEFSFMGGPNTSSHMVQRPRGPPGMVPFQMVNQAPSRPVDQMRELVHKYGQSKVNSHHSGNWQDKFGGSIQPWNDDDDDIPEWQPQNSQQNHQFPPPPPPQLALHQQNFHLRPHLMNQSFPGSPTLPTPPHLQPPMNVTHGQRNIGPNWVPPNQGNNHLQPSGGQHYGAPMQGTWPENVTRSRGF encoded by the exons ATGTCCAACAATCTGGTTTCGGAGCCGATGCCGAGCATGCAGATGGCTCAGTTGCAGCCAATTGTGACCAAAGTAGATTCTACGGCTGGACAGATGGATATGGGGTTATTGGCTCCTGTAACTGCTGATCCTACTCCACAGCAACGCGGAGGTGCAAATGATCATGTTGGATTGTTGAGAGATGGGTCTGGTGATCCCAGGTCTCGGGGCTTATCGAATTCGGCTATGCAGAGTGTTCGAGTAGAAGCACGAATGAGTAATATGGGTCCACAGCAGCTGGTAACAACTCCCAAGCGGAAGGCACCAATGGAATTATCAACTGGTAGCTCTGTGACATCCAACAAAAGGGTTGCACAAGGGGGAAATAGACCTTGGTTGCAGCAAGCTTCTAATCTGTCAAATAAAGGTTCTGCGCAGATGCAATCCCCATCTAATGCCTCCCCCCGCCCTCAGCAATCGGCAGTCTCCAATAAGAGAAAAGTGCAGATGACTGAATCTGTTTCCAGTAAATCAAGTACGCCACGTTCCTCGAATTCTAAAAATCAGAATACGCAGATGAAGCAGCCATCCAAAGTTCAAACAGAATCTTCTGAAAGTGTTAGGTCCAAGATGAGAGAGTCATTAGCTGGTGCTCTGGCCTTGGTTTCTAAGCAAGATAAACCGACTCAGAACAATAACACAATGAATGATGCTGCTACTAACGGGAAATTAGAGAACAGCTCTCAGTGGGATGGGTCAGCACCTGCACCCATTGATATTGCCCCAGAGCAAAGGCAAGATATTTCTGAATCTGCTCAGCCTTCTTTTTCTGCAGCTGGTTCAGTTGACCATGCAACAGGAGAGCAGAGAAATAATGCATCTTCTAGTGAAGATTTTTCTGAAAAATTCAAGGATTTTGAAATGGGATCTataaatatatcaaataatgaaaatatactCGGTTTGAACTGTGATAAGCAAGACTTCCAGTCAGATTACACTTTGACTACTGATGATGTTCCATTCAGTGACAGCTTTTTTGTGAAAGATGATCTTTTGCAGGGTAATGGTCTTTCATGGGTATTATCTGATGTGGTAGGCATGGACAATCAAAAGGAAAGTCAAAATGTTATAGAGCAGAGACCAGAACCTGAGGAACCATTACCTGAAGTTTTAGCATCAAGGATAGAAGAAGAACTTTTCAAATTGTTTGGAGGTGTGAATAAGAAGTACAAAGAGAAGGGGAGGTCTCTCCTATTCAATTTGAAGGATAGAAATAATCCAGAACTAAGAGAAAAGGTTATGTCGGGTGACATTCGTCCCGAACAATTGTGTTCCATGACAGCAGAGGAACTTGCTTCAAAGGAACTCTCCCAATGGCGGATAGCCAAGGCTGAAGAGCTTGCTCAAATGGTGGTTTTACCTGATTCAGATGTTGATATTAAGAGGTTAGTCAAGAAAACACATAAAGGTGAGTTTCAGGTGGAAGTTGAACATGAAGATAACGTTCCCATTGAGGAGATCTCCAGTGGCACCACATCTTCTAGAAGTCTAACAAGTAGAAAAGGTGGGGAAGCCAGGAGTCAAAAAACTAAAAAAGGTGGGGAGGCCACTTCTTCCAAATCTGCTGTggtcaaagaaaataaaaacacgGATGGTGAGAAAAGCAATTCAGAGAAGGACAATGCATTTTCCATTACCATTTCATCCAACGATGGGACTGATCCAATGCAAGGCCTTATGACAGATGATGCACTGAAGGATCCTGACTTTCTTCCACCGATTGTCTCTCTTGATGAATTCATGGAATCCCTTCATTCTGAGCCACCATTTGAAAATTTACCAATGGAATCAGGTAAAGAAGCTCCTGAATCAAACAAGGACGATTCTGAGGTTGGATCTAAATCAAAATCTTTGGATATAACCCCAAGGGAGCAAGCTGGTGTCACCCCTGATAAATCTGAAAATCTAGATGCCAAAGATGAAAAACTGGTTAATGCAGAATCTGGGTCTATTTCTGATAGACGTTGCAATGAGAGCGAAGCTGGTGTGAAGCCAACTGATGATCATGCAAAGGAAAGGTTAACGGATAACAAGAAGAATGCTTCTGTTGATGCTGAGCTGAGAACAAGTAATTTTCATGCCGAAGAGCGATATGGCAATAATAGTTTGTATGCAAAAACTGCAGTACATACTAAGGGTGAATGCTTCTGGGACGGAATGCTTCAACTGAATATATCTACGACTGATTCAGTAATAAGCATATTTAAAAG TGGTGAGAAAACTACTGCAAAAGACTGGCCTGGTTTTCTTGAGATCAAGGGAAGGGTTCGACTTGAAGCATTTGAGAAATTTTTGCAAGAGCTTCCTCAGTCAAGAAGTCGTGCTATAATG GTCGTACACTTTGTTTCGAAAGGGTCTTCACCCAGCCAGCAATCAACACTTCGTGAG GTGGCTGAATCTTATATTACGGATGAGAGAGTGGGATTTGCTGAGCCTGTGTCTGGAGTTGAACTTTACTTTTGCCCACCTCATAACAAAACAGTTGAAATGCTGAGCAAGATACTTCCAAAGGAACAAATTGAGGCAGTTAATTCTATTGATAATGGCCTAATTGGTATTATTGTATGGAGAAAAACTAATTTAACTTCGTCAACAATTTCACCCACCGCTTCATCACAACACAAACATAGTAGTAGTAGCTCTAAAAGGCAACAATACTTCTCTAGGAGACAGCAAGATGGTAGTAGTAATTTGAATGTGAATGTTGCTAATCCCTCTAATCCACCACCGAATggtgttgatgatgatgatgatgatgacatTCCTCCTGGGTTTGGGCCTCACCAGGCCCGGCCCGAGGATGACCTACCCGAGTTCAGTTTCATGGGTGGTCCAAACACATCATCACACATGGTCCAAAGACCTAGGGGACCACCAGGTATGGTTCCATTCCAAATGGTTAACCAGGCCCCATCACGCCCTGTTGATCAAATGAGGGAGCTTGTGCACAAATATGGTCAAAGCAAAGTAAATTCACATCATTCAGGAAATTGGCAAGACAAATTTGGTGGTTCAATCCAACCTtggaatgatgatgatgatgatatacCTGAATGGCAGCCGCAAAACTCACAACAGAACCACCAGttcccaccaccaccaccacctcaatTGGCATTGCACCAACAAAACTTTCACCTTAGACCTCACTTGATGAATCAATCATTCCCAGGTTCACCTACTTTGCCAACACCACCACATCTTCAACCACCTATGAATGTGACACATGGCCAAAGAAATATTGGTCCAAATTGGGTTCCTCCTAACCAGGGAAACAACCACCTGCAACCAAGTGGTGGACAGCACTATGGTGCTCCTATGCAAGGCACGTGGCCTGAAAATGTTACTAGAAGTAGGGgattttag